The stretch of DNA CGAGCAGGTCGAGGCCGTGGACGAGGGCGACGCGGTCGGCTTCGGCGCGCCCGCGCCGGGCTCGGACTACCCGGCGGTGTACACCAGCTCCAGGATCGACGGCGTGCGCGGGATCTTCCGCTCCGACGACGCGGGCGAGAGCTGGGTGCGGATCAACGACGACCAGCACCAGTGGGCCTGGACGGGGGCGACCATCACCGGCGACCCCAACGTCTACGGCCGGGTCTACGTCGGCACCAACGGCCGGGGGATCGTCTACGGCGACCTGGCGGGCGGGGGCGGCGACCCCGAGCCCACGCCGGAGCCCACGCCGGACCCCGAACCCACCCCGGAGCCGTCCCCGGACCCCGAGCCCGGGGACTGCGCGGTCGAGTACACCGTCACCAACACCTGGAGCGGCGGGTTCCAGGCCGGGGTGACGGTCACCAACGACGGCGACGAGGCACTGGAGGGCTGGGAGGTCGGCTGGGAGTTCACGGCCGGTGAGGAGGTCACGAGCCTCTGGAACGGCGCGTACACCCAGGACGGCGCGTCCGTGCGGGTCACCGACGCCGGGTGGAACGCCCGGATCGCCCCGGGGAGCTCGGTGACGGTCGGCTTCAACGGGACCGTGGACGGCGAGCCCGCGCAGCCGACCGGGCTCACCCTCGACGGGGAGGCCTGCGGCTGACGCCCTGACACGGCGGGGCCGGGAGCCGCGGGGCGGTTCCCGGCCCTTCGCCGTGCCCGGACGGGGACCGGCGAACGGGCCGCCGCCGGAGCCGTCACGGAACCCCGGGCACACCCGCGCCCCCGGGGTTCCAGGAGGAGGGGAACCCCGGGGGCGCGGGCGGTCCTGAGGCGGCGCTACCCCTTCACGGCGCCGATGATGACGCCCTTGGTGAAGTGCTTCTGGACCAGCGGGTAGACGAACGTGACCGGCACCAGGGCCACCACCACGATGGCCATCTGGATGGCCAGGTTGGGCGCCGAGGCGGTGCCGCCCTGCATCGCGTCGCCGATCACCGAACTCGAACTGAGCTGCTGGCCCTGCTGCACGTACTGGCGCAGCACCAGCTGGAGCGGCCACTTGGCGTTGTCGTTGATGTAGAGGATGGCGTTGAAGAAGGCGTTCCAGTAGCCCACCGCGTAGAACAGGCCGACGACCGCGGTGACCCCCTTGGACATGGGCAGGACCAGCCGGGTCATGATGGTCCACTCGCTCGCCCCGTCCACCCGGGCGCTGTCGCCGATCTCCTGGGGCAGGTTCATGAAGAACGCCCGCATCACCACCAGGTTGAACGCGTTCACCGCCGTCGGCAGGATCAGCGACCAGTAGCTGTCGATCAGGCCGACGTTGCTCACCAGCAGGTACAGCGGGATCATTCCGGGCGCGAACAGGAAGGTCAGCAGCACCGCGAACAGCAGCGGCCGGTGCCACAGCGATCCGGGCTGGGACAGCCCGTAGGCGGCCAGGACGGTCGCCACCAGGCTGACCAGCGTCCCCACGGCGGTGACGCCCAGGCTGACCAGCACGGCCCGGGTCACCACGCCGCCGCTGAACAGGTCGGCGTAGGCCTGGAAGGAGATCCCCTGCGGGACCAGCACCAGGCCGCCCGCGCTGTTCACCGCAGAGGCGGGGGACAGGCTGGTCAGGATCACGACGTAGAGCGGGAAGAGGATGACGACCGCGATCACGGCCAGGGTGGTGTTCTTCGCGGCGCGCGCGGGAAGACCGGGGCGCTCCGCCCACACGGGGCGGTCCTTGAACAGTGTGCTCATGCTCGTCGGTAGATTCCGTTCTCACCCATCTTGTGGGCCAGCTTGTTGGCCAGAACGATGAGGACCAGTCCGACCACGCCCTTGACCAGGCCCGCGACCGCTCCCGCGCTGAAGTTCCCCGTCACCAGGGTCTGGTGGTAGATGAAGGTGTCCAGCACCTCCGACACGCCCGATCCGAACGCGTCGCGCTGGAGGTAGAACTGCTCGAAGCCGACGTTGAGGATGTCGCCGATCTTGAGGATGAGCAGCAGGACGATCACCGGGCGCAGGCCCGGCAGGGTGATGTGCCACATCCGCCGCCATCGCCCGGCGCCGTCCACGGCCGCGGACTCGTAGAGGTTCTGGTTCACGGCCGCCAGCGCCGCCAGGAAGATGATCGTGCCCCACCCGGCGTCCTTCCAGACCATCTGGGAGGTGACCACGAACAGGAACGCGTCGGGATCGGACATGACCTCCAGCGGCGCGTACCCGTTCTGCCGCAGGATCTGCGAGAACAGTCCGGCGCCGCCCAGGATCTGCTGGAACAGGGTGACGACCAGGACCCACGAGAAGAAGTGCGGCATGTACACGATGCTCTGGAGCACCATCCGCAGCCTGGGGCTGAGGACGCTGTCCAGCAGGATGGCCAGCGCGATCGGGATGGGGAAGAAGAACACCAATTGGACGGCGGCGATGACCAGCGTGTTGCCCGCCGCGGACCAGAAGCGGGGGTCGGTGAACAGACGCTCGAAGTGCGCCAGCCCCACCCACGGGCTGCCCCACACCCCGTCCCAGGGGTTGTAGTCCTGGAAGGCGATGATGTTGCCGAGGGTCGGCGTGTAGTGGAACACCGCCAGCAGGCCGATCGCCGGGACCGTCATCAGCAGCAGCTGCCAGTCGCGGCGCAGCCTCGCACCGAACGGGACCCGCCTGCGGCTCGGGGACGCGGACCCGCCCCGGCGGTCCGGGACGGCCGGGGACCGCCCCCGGCCCCCGCGCCCGCGGGACGCGTCGGCCGGGGAGGGCGGTTCGCCCTTGGTCATGGTCCGCTCAGTCACGGCCGTGCTCCTGGAGGACCCGCATGTAGAACTCGCGGCCCTCGTCGCCGCCGTCGCGGCGCCAGTCCGCGACGGCCTGGTCCAGGGCGCTGAGGTCCTCGCGGCCCCGGATGATGTCGTTGACCCTGTCGGTCATCGGGGTCTCGGCCCCGGAGAAGCGCTCGGGGCGCTGGATGCGGATGCCCGCGAACGGGTCGTCCTCGGTGAACTGGGCGGCGTGGTTGTACCAGTCGCACTTCCATGGCACGAAGTCCGGGTACTGGCTCTCGGTGATCGCCTGGGGGCGTCCGCTGATGAAGTAGTAGCCGTCGTTGACCTCGCCGTTGCCGGTGTCGGTGAGCTGCGGGGCGCCCTCGTCGTTGAGCTCGTGGTGCGCGCCCGCCTCGCCGTAGCGGTAGTCCATGTACTCCCGCGTGCCGAACGGAGCGGCGCAGTAGTTGATGATGCCGAGGATCTCCTCGACCTGCTCCGGCTCCATGCCCTTGCGTACGAACACGGACTGGGCGGAGGGGTCGCTGCGGTGCATCACCGGGTCGGCGCCGCCGTTGCCGAAGGCCGGCATCAGGTCCAGGCGGAAGTCGGGGTTGTCGCCGAGCATCTGCATGTAGGCCTCGTGCCAGGCGCCGATGCCGTCCTGGTTGAAGAGGATCTGCCCGGAGTTGAGCAGCTCCTTGGAGTTGTCCCCCAGGGCGACGATGTCGGGGTGGACGAGCCCCGCGTCGAACACCCTGCGCATGTACTCGATGCTGGCCCTCCACTCCTCGGTCTCGAACATGTGGATGAGCTCGCCGCCCGAGTAGCGCCACTGCTTGGGCGCGCCGAAGACCTGGCGCATGGTGAGGTTGAAGTCGCCGAAGGCCCAGCGGTTGTTGTCCGGGTCGTTGACCTCCTCGCCGATCGCGAACAGGTCGTCGGGGCTGGTCGGGGCCTCCAGGCCGTACTCCTCCAGGAGGTCGCGCCGGTACAGGACCCAGTTGCCGAAGGGCTCGGCGGGCCAGGGCACCCCGTGCAGCTGCTGGTTGAAGACGTTCCAGCGCCAGGCGTCGCTGTCCAGGTTGGCCAGCAGGGGGTAGGCCTGCGCCGCGTCGCCGGCCAGGTGCGGCGTCAGGTCCTCGAACAGCTCGCCGACGGCCCGGTTGAACTGCGGGATCAGGTTGATGACCCAGTCGGGGATCATCGTGATGTCGGCGACGTCGCGCCCGGCGATCACCGCGTTCATCTTGTCGATGACCGAGTTGCCGTCCTGGAAGTTGAACTCCACCGTGGCGCCCAGACGCCCGTTGACGTACTCGAAGAAGGAGTTGTCGCCCAGGCCGGGCGGGATCGGCCCCCACAGCGGGGTCATCGCGGTGTAGCTCCCGCCCCTGCCGGGGGCCTCGGACACGGCCCGGACGAACTCCTGCGGGTAGGCGGTGAACCCGTCCGGGGCGCCGTGCTGTCCCGGGATGTCGGGGGTGACCCCCTGGAACGGGATGTGCGTGGGGATCAGGTCGTCCAGCGAGCTGGCGGAGGAGGCGGACCCTCCGCCGCTGGACGACTCCGAGCCGCAGCCGGTGAGCGTTCCGGCGGTGAGCGCCGCGGCGGTGGAGGCGCCCACCAGGCCGAGGAAGCGGCGTCGGCTGGGGGGCTGGCGCAGGGGGGTGGTGCGCATAGCGTCGTTCCTTCGGTTGAGCAGGCCGGGGAGCCCAGGGGGGTAGGAAACGAAGGGCCATTTTGCTATGAATTAGTTGGCCGTTTAGACAAACAAATTACTCCACTGTGATGTGGCACACAAGGTCTTCAGGTATCGAAGTCGAAGCGGTTCGATTTCGAAGGACAATACCCTCGCGCACGAGAGGCGAACACCCCCCATGACCCTCCAGCCGCACCTGCCGCCGTACCGGGACCCCGCCCTGCCGCCCGAACGGCGCGTGGACGACCTGCTCGCCCGCCTCACCCCGGAGGAGCGGATCGGCCTGCTCCACCAGCACCAGGCGCCCGTCGAGCGCCTGGGCGTCGGCCCCTTCCGGACCGGGACCGAGGCGCTGCACGGACTGGCCTGGCTCGGACCGGCCACCGTGTACCCGCAGGCCGTCGGCCTGGCCAGCACCTGGGACCCCGGCCTGCTCCGCCTCGTCGGCCGGGCCGTCGGCGACGAGGTGCTCGCCCGCAGGGGCGCGGGCGCGTCGCCCAACGTCTGGGCGCCCGTGGTCAACCCGCTGCGCGACCCCCGCTGGGGCCGCAACGAGGAGGGCTACTCCGAGGACGCGTGGCTGACCGGGCTCCTGGCCGCCGCCTACGCCCGGGGGCTGGCCGGTGACGGCGACACGCTGCGCCTCGCGCCCACCCTCAAGCACTTCCTCGCCTACAACAACGAGGAGGGCCGCTGCGAGACCTCCAGCGACCTGCCGCCGAGGGTCCTGCGCGAGTACGAGCTCCAGGCCTTCCTGCCCGCCCTGGCCGAGGGGGCGGCCGTGGCCGTCATGCCCTCCTACAACCTGGTCAACGGGCGGCCCGCGCACCTGAGCCCGCTGATCGGCGACGTGCTGCGCCCGGCCGCGCCCGACCGCCTGCTGGTGGTCAGCGACGCCTACGCGCCCGCCAACCTCGTGGAGGCGCAGCACTTCCACCCCGACCTGCCCACGGCCTACGCGCACGCGATCCGGGCCGGGCTCGACAGCTTCACCCAGGACGACGACCGCACCGAGCCCACCCTCGGGCACGTGCGCGAGGCGCTGCGCCGGGGGCTGCTCACCGCGGCCGACATCGACCGCGCCGCGCGCAACGTGCTCTCGGTCCGGATCCGCCTGGGCGAGTTCGACCCCGTGATGGGCGGGGTTGACGGGATCGCCGGGGTGGGCGGAGACCTGCTGGCCGGGGACGGCCCGAACGGTGAGGTGTGGGGCGGGGGCGCGGGGGACACCGGGGGCGGCGGCACGGCGGGGGAGGCCGGGCACGGGACCGCCGGGGACGCCGGGGCCTTCGACACCCCCGAGCACCGGGCGCTCGCCCGGGAGGCGGCCACCCGCTCGATCGTGCTGCTCCGCAACGAGGGCGCGCTCCCGCTGCGCGACGTGCGCCGGGTCGCCGTCGTCGGCCAGCTCGGCGACACCGTGCTGGAGGACTGGTACAGCGGGACGCTGCCCTACGCCGTCACCGCGCGCGCCGGGATCGCCGAGCGGGTGGAGACGGTGTTCTGCGAGGGCGTGGACCGCATCCGGCTGAGCACGTTCGGGCACGGACTCGTGGTGGACCCCGGCGACGGGGGCCCCGCCCGGTTGGAGGCCCACGGCGTCTGCGGCGGGCACCGCGGCGCGGACGGGCACGCGCCGACCGTGGAGGAGGAGGTCGAGGGCGCGGACTTCGACCTGCTGGACTGGGGCGGCGGCGCCTGCGCCCTGCGCTCGACGCGGACGGGGAGGTACCTCGACGTGGGACCCGGAGACGTCCTGGCCTTCACCGCGCCGGGGCCCGGCACCTGGGAGGTCACCCAGACCTTCCGCCTGGAGGAGCGCAAGGGCCTGCACACCCTCGTCCACGTGCGCAGCGGCCGCGGTGTCACCTCGGATCCGCGCGACGGGAACCTGCGCCTGGCCGGAGCAGGGGAGGGGGAGGGCCTGTTCATCGTGGACGGGCTCGGCACGGGAGCCGAGGAGGCCGCGCGGGTGGCCTCCGCCGCCGACGTCGCGGTCGTCGTCCTGGGCGACCACCCCATGGTCAACGGGCGCGAGACCGAGGACCGGACCGACCTGGACCTGCCCGCCGCCCAGGAGCGGGTGCTGCGCGCCGTGCGCGCGGCCAACCCCGCCACGGTCCTGGTGCTCAGCAGCGGCTGCCCGTTCGGGATCACCTGGGCCGACGAGCACGTCCCGGCCGTCCTGTGGTCGGCGCACGGCGGCCAGGAGTACGGCCACGCGCTCGCGGACGTGCTCTTCGGCGACGCCGAGCCCTCCGGACGGCTTCCGCAGACCTGGTACCGCTCCGCCGACGACCTGCCCGGGATGCTCGACTACGACATCGTCGGCGCGCGCGGCACCTACCTGTACTTCGAGGGCGAGCCGCTCTACCCCTTCGGGCACGGCCTCGGCTACACGTCGGTGGAGTACGCGGCCCCGGTGGTCCGCGTGGACGGCGGCCGGGTCACCGTCGCCGTCATGGTCGCCAACACGGGCGCGCGGCCCGCCGACGAGGTGGTGCAGGTCTACACCCGCCAGCTGGCCTCGCGTGTGCGGACCCCGCTGCGCGCGCTGCGCGGGTTCGCCCGGGTGCGCGTGGAGCCGGGCCGCAGCGCGCTCGCCACGGTCTCCTTCGACGTGGACCGGCTCGCGCTGTGGGACACCACCCGCGACCGCTTCGTGGTGGAGGACGCGCCGCGCCAGGTGCTGGTCGGGCGTTCGGCGACCGACATCCGCGCCACCGCGGCCCTGGACGTGCCGGGGGAGGCCATCCCGCCCCGCGACGCGCGCACGCCGTGGTCGGCCGCGGGCTACGACGACGCCCGGGGCACGTCCCTGTGCCCGCTCACCCCCGAGCGGGGCGACGCGGTGCGTTCCCGGGAGGGCGGCGCGTGGGCCGCCTTCCGCGACGTGGACCTCGGCGACGGGGTCACCGGGTGCCGCCTCACGGTGAACGCCGAACACGCCAGCACGGTCCGCGTCCGCCTGGACGACCCCGAGGACGGACCGACCGCCGCGGTGGCCGACGTCCCGGCGGGCAAGGACGGTTACGACTTCACCGAGGTCGGCGCGGCCTTCGAGGACGCGGGGGGAGCCGGGGGGATCCGTGACCTGTACCTGGTCTTCGACCGGCCGGGTACGGCGGTGGCCGACCTGGTCCTGACCGGCGCTGCTCCGGCACCGGAGGCGGACTGAGCGGCGGCGGGCCGGACACGGTCCGGCCGGCACCGAGCCGCAGCCGCCCCGGGGGAGGTCCGGCGCGGTGCGGCCGACAGTGAGCCGGGGGCGGCCCGCCCGGATTCCGGACGGGCCGTCCCCGGCCGCCCGGGTTCCGGCGGCGGTCGCGTCACCCCGGTCCGGGGGCCGTCGTGCGGCTCCCGGGTCAGCGGGGTCCGGAGGGGCTCACCGGAACTGGGCCACCAGCTGGGCCAGGATGTTGTGCGGCAGGCTGCGGGGGAGCATCTGGTTGACGGTGCCGGAGACGTGGAGGTCGCGTTCCGGAACGTGGTAGAGCACGTTCCCGAAGGCCCCGGAGTGGCCGATCATCTCCGGGCACGGGGTGAACGGAGTCATCCAGCGCGGGAGCCTGAACCGCATGACCCCGATCCCGTAGTCGATGGGGACCAGACGTGAGAACACCGGGTTCCAGCGCGCGGTCATCTCCGCCAGGTACCGCGCGGGGAACAGTTCGCCCCCCACGAAGGCGCGCAGGAGCCGCAGCTGGTCGGCCGAGGTCGAGACCACCGCTCCGTCGGGCGGGAACGAGGCGATCGTCCTCGGCACGCGCAGCCGGGTGCGGCCGTGCAGGAGCGTGGCGACCTCGTCGTAGCGGTCCAGCGTGTGCGGGGTGAACAGCCAGGTGTCGTGCAGCCCGAGCGGTTCGAGGACCCGGGCCCGCAGGGCCCGGTCGTAGCCGCCGGACGTGGCCACCTCGATGACGCGTCCGAGCAGCTGGTAGTTGGTGTCGCAGTAGTGCGCCCTGCCCGGGGTCGACGGGGCGAACCGGCTCGGCATGGCCCTGGCCATGCCGAGGAAGTCCTCGAAGGTCCAGGCGGCGTCCTCGCGGAGCATGTCGCCCAGGAACGTGGTGCCGTCGGGGCGCTTCTGCTCGAAGTAGTCGGGGATCCCGGAGGTCTGCGTCAGCAGTTCGCGCACCGTGATCGCCGGGCCGTGGTCGCGGCCCCCGTACGTGTTGAGCCCGCGCATCGTGTCCGCGCCGAGCAGGTCCGCGACGGGTGTGTCGAGGGTCAGGGTCCCCTCGTCGCGCAGCTGCATGACCATCGCGACGGTGTACAGCTTGGTGATGCTGGCGACGAAGTACGGCCGCCCCGTGTCGCCGTGGCTCCAGGAGAACCCGGTGGACGGCTGCTCCACGGCGAGGCTCATCAGCGACACCCCCGGCTTGGCGGCGTAGCGCGCCGCGATCCCGTCGAGCCGGGCCGAGATCCGCTCACTCACGGGGTGTCCTCCTCCAGCAGCCGTTCGGTGGCGTCGAGCCAGTCCAGCTCCGCCCTGGCCAGGGTGATGCCGTAGGAGAGCGTGGCCAGGCGGAGCGCCTGCCCGAGCCCGGCGGCCTCCGCCGGGACGGCGATCGCCTCCAGCGCGGCCAGCTCCCCGCCCACCTCCCGCCTGCGGGTGTCCAGCAGTTCCCGGATGTCCTCCGTGCGCATTCTGTCCGCGAAGAACAGCCGTGCCAGGAAGGGGTCCCGGGTCGGCGGGGTGCGCGGGGGGGAGGTGAGCCAGCGGTCCAGTTCGGCCAGCCCGGGGGCGGTCACGCTGTGCAGGTGCAGGTTGGGGCGCTCCTCCTGCACCACGGTGCGGCGGGAGGCCAGGCCCTCCTCCACCAGGCCGGTGAGCGTCCGGTAGATCTGCGACTGGTCCGCCGTCCAGAAGTGCCCGACGCTCTCGTCGATCACCTTCTTCAGGTCGTAGCCGCTCATCGGCTTGATGGACAGGAGCCCGAGTATGGCGTGTCGTAGGGACATGGGTAGAGGATAGCGCCAATATATGCGTTGTCCACTATGGGAGAGCGCATGTAGTCCGGGGGTCGGTGTGGACTCCGGAGCCGGAACGCCGGAACGACGGTGGATTCCCTGTTCAGGGCGGAGTGCACGCCGCCCTGTACGGCCTCCTGGTAGCTGTCCGGAAAGGTCACCGGTGTGACGCGAGGGGTTTCGGCCTGACTCTGGGCGAGGGAGGACGGGACGCGCTACGAGTACAGGTCCCCGGCGGAGGGGCCGGTCCGGCGGCCCCTTACGGTCACGGCACTAGGCGGTGTCCGCGGTGTTCCCGTCCGGCTGCGCCGTGTCCGCCGCCGGGTGCTCGACGGGCTCCGCGGCGGGCCCCTCGCCGGACGCGGGATCGGGAGCCCGGGTCACGGGCTCGGGCAGGGGCAGCAGTCCCGCGTCGAGCGAGTGGATCATCGCGGTGGCCCCGCCCCGGGCCGCCGCGCTCAGCCCCAGCGACGACAGCTCCACCCGGCAGCCGCCCGCCTCCGGCGCGAACGCGCTCGCGGCCGCCTCCGCCCGGCAGTTCGGCAGCAGCCACGGGCCCAGGGGCACGAAGTAGCCGCCCAGCACCACCAGGCTCGGGTTGGTGACGTTGATCAGCACGGCCAGGCCCCGGCCCAGCCACGTGCCCGCCCGCTCCAGCGCGCCGACGGCGGTGTCCTCGCCCGCCTCGGCGCGTGCCACGGCCGTCCCCACCAGCTCGGCGACGTCGCTGCCCGACAGCGGGTGGTCCGGGAACCGGTCGGGGACGGCCCCGCGCAGGATGGCCCCGATCCCCGCCAGCGCCTCCAGGCAGCCGCGGCGCCCGCACGCGCACTCCGGGCCGTCCGGGGCCAGCGACAGGTGGCCCACCTCGCCCGCGAACCCGCTGGCGCCGCGCAGCAGTCCGCCCCCGGTCAGGATGCCCGCGCCGATCCCGACCTCACCGGTCAGGTACGCGAGGTCGGCCGTCCCCGCGAACGACCCCACCCGGTACTCGGCCACCGCGCCCAGGTTCGCGTCGTTGTCCACCCGCACCGGGACGCCCTCCACCCCGGCCTCGCGCAGCAGCTCCGACAGCCGGTCCCGCAGCGGCACGTCGCGCCAGCCCAGGTTGGGCGCGTGCGTGACCGTCCCCGAGGGCGCGTCGATCAGCGCCGGGACCGCCACGCTCACCCCCACCACGGTGCGCCCGCGCAGCGCGGGGTCGGCCACCGTCGCGCCCAGGGTGCGCGCGATGTGCCGCGCGCACGCCTCCGCCCCGGCCGACCGGGCGTCGAAGGGGACGTGGCGGCTGACCAGTTCGCGCTGGAGCAGGTCCACGGCGACCACCGACAGGTAGTCCACGTTGACCTCCAGGCCGATCGCCGCGATCGAGGAGTCGTCCAGGTCCAGCAGCACCCCCGGGCGCCCCACCCGCTGCCGGGAGGAGCGCCCGGTCTCGCGGACCAGCCTGCGCGCCATGAGGTCGGCGACCAGGCTGGACACCGTGGTCTTGTTCAGCCCGGTGGCCGCGGCCACCGCCGCGCGCGAGCAGGGGGCCAGCTCGCGGACCGTGCGCAGCACGACGCCCAGGTTGGTCTCCCGGACCGTCTGGAAGCTCACCGTTCCCGAACCGACCGACACCTGGTCCCCCTCGTCCCGTCCGACACGGCACACCGTGCCCGGATCGTACAGGCAGCCGGTGGCGTGAGCGGGGGCGCTGCCCCGGCAGGGCGTGGCTGCGGAGGCGAACGCGGCGGAGGGGACGGTTGTGGCCGGGGAGGTGGTCGTGGAATCGGGGGACTACGCCGGGGAGGGAATCCGGATCTGGATCCGGGACCGGAAGGCAGGACCGCAACCGTGGAACCGGGGGTGGAGGGCGG from Nocardiopsis dassonvillei subsp. dassonvillei DSM 43111 encodes:
- a CDS encoding carbohydrate ABC transporter permease, with translation MSTLFKDRPVWAERPGLPARAAKNTTLAVIAVVILFPLYVVILTSLSPASAVNSAGGLVLVPQGISFQAYADLFSGGVVTRAVLVSLGVTAVGTLVSLVATVLAAYGLSQPGSLWHRPLLFAVLLTFLFAPGMIPLYLLVSNVGLIDSYWSLILPTAVNAFNLVVMRAFFMNLPQEIGDSARVDGASEWTIMTRLVLPMSKGVTAVVGLFYAVGYWNAFFNAILYINDNAKWPLQLVLRQYVQQGQQLSSSSVIGDAMQGGTASAPNLAIQMAIVVVALVPVTFVYPLVQKHFTKGVIIGAVKG
- a CDS encoding PadR family transcriptional regulator, encoding MSLRHAILGLLSIKPMSGYDLKKVIDESVGHFWTADQSQIYRTLTGLVEEGLASRRTVVQEERPNLHLHSVTAPGLAELDRWLTSPPRTPPTRDPFLARLFFADRMRTEDIRELLDTRRREVGGELAALEAIAVPAEAAGLGQALRLATLSYGITLARAELDWLDATERLLEEDTP
- a CDS encoding ROK family protein, which produces MSVGSGTVSFQTVRETNLGVVLRTVRELAPCSRAAVAAATGLNKTTVSSLVADLMARRLVRETGRSSRQRVGRPGVLLDLDDSSIAAIGLEVNVDYLSVVAVDLLQRELVSRHVPFDARSAGAEACARHIARTLGATVADPALRGRTVVGVSVAVPALIDAPSGTVTHAPNLGWRDVPLRDRLSELLREAGVEGVPVRVDNDANLGAVAEYRVGSFAGTADLAYLTGEVGIGAGILTGGGLLRGASGFAGEVGHLSLAPDGPECACGRRGCLEALAGIGAILRGAVPDRFPDHPLSGSDVAELVGTAVARAEAGEDTAVGALERAGTWLGRGLAVLINVTNPSLVVLGGYFVPLGPWLLPNCRAEAAASAFAPEAGGCRVELSSLGLSAAARGGATAMIHSLDAGLLPLPEPVTRAPDPASGEGPAAEPVEHPAADTAQPDGNTADTA
- a CDS encoding glycoside hydrolase family 3 C-terminal domain-containing protein gives rise to the protein MTLQPHLPPYRDPALPPERRVDDLLARLTPEERIGLLHQHQAPVERLGVGPFRTGTEALHGLAWLGPATVYPQAVGLASTWDPGLLRLVGRAVGDEVLARRGAGASPNVWAPVVNPLRDPRWGRNEEGYSEDAWLTGLLAAAYARGLAGDGDTLRLAPTLKHFLAYNNEEGRCETSSDLPPRVLREYELQAFLPALAEGAAVAVMPSYNLVNGRPAHLSPLIGDVLRPAAPDRLLVVSDAYAPANLVEAQHFHPDLPTAYAHAIRAGLDSFTQDDDRTEPTLGHVREALRRGLLTAADIDRAARNVLSVRIRLGEFDPVMGGVDGIAGVGGDLLAGDGPNGEVWGGGAGDTGGGGTAGEAGHGTAGDAGAFDTPEHRALAREAATRSIVLLRNEGALPLRDVRRVAVVGQLGDTVLEDWYSGTLPYAVTARAGIAERVETVFCEGVDRIRLSTFGHGLVVDPGDGGPARLEAHGVCGGHRGADGHAPTVEEEVEGADFDLLDWGGGACALRSTRTGRYLDVGPGDVLAFTAPGPGTWEVTQTFRLEERKGLHTLVHVRSGRGVTSDPRDGNLRLAGAGEGEGLFIVDGLGTGAEEAARVASAADVAVVVLGDHPMVNGRETEDRTDLDLPAAQERVLRAVRAANPATVLVLSSGCPFGITWADEHVPAVLWSAHGGQEYGHALADVLFGDAEPSGRLPQTWYRSADDLPGMLDYDIVGARGTYLYFEGEPLYPFGHGLGYTSVEYAAPVVRVDGGRVTVAVMVANTGARPADEVVQVYTRQLASRVRTPLRALRGFARVRVEPGRSALATVSFDVDRLALWDTTRDRFVVEDAPRQVLVGRSATDIRATAALDVPGEAIPPRDARTPWSAAGYDDARGTSLCPLTPERGDAVRSREGGAWAAFRDVDLGDGVTGCRLTVNAEHASTVRVRLDDPEDGPTAAVADVPAGKDGYDFTEVGAAFEDAGGAGGIRDLYLVFDRPGTAVADLVLTGAAPAPEAD
- a CDS encoding serine hydrolase domain-containing protein — encoded protein: MSERISARLDGIAARYAAKPGVSLMSLAVEQPSTGFSWSHGDTGRPYFVASITKLYTVAMVMQLRDEGTLTLDTPVADLLGADTMRGLNTYGGRDHGPAITVRELLTQTSGIPDYFEQKRPDGTTFLGDMLREDAAWTFEDFLGMARAMPSRFAPSTPGRAHYCDTNYQLLGRVIEVATSGGYDRALRARVLEPLGLHDTWLFTPHTLDRYDEVATLLHGRTRLRVPRTIASFPPDGAVVSTSADQLRLLRAFVGGELFPARYLAEMTARWNPVFSRLVPIDYGIGVMRFRLPRWMTPFTPCPEMIGHSGAFGNVLYHVPERDLHVSGTVNQMLPRSLPHNILAQLVAQFR
- a CDS encoding ABC transporter permease, with product MTERTMTKGEPPSPADASRGRGGRGRSPAVPDRRGGSASPSRRRVPFGARLRRDWQLLLMTVPAIGLLAVFHYTPTLGNIIAFQDYNPWDGVWGSPWVGLAHFERLFTDPRFWSAAGNTLVIAAVQLVFFFPIPIALAILLDSVLSPRLRMVLQSIVYMPHFFSWVLVVTLFQQILGGAGLFSQILRQNGYAPLEVMSDPDAFLFVVTSQMVWKDAGWGTIIFLAALAAVNQNLYESAAVDGAGRWRRMWHITLPGLRPVIVLLLILKIGDILNVGFEQFYLQRDAFGSGVSEVLDTFIYHQTLVTGNFSAGAVAGLVKGVVGLVLIVLANKLAHKMGENGIYRRA
- a CDS encoding extracellular solute-binding protein codes for the protein MRTTPLRQPPSRRRFLGLVGASTAAALTAGTLTGCGSESSSGGGSASSASSLDDLIPTHIPFQGVTPDIPGQHGAPDGFTAYPQEFVRAVSEAPGRGGSYTAMTPLWGPIPPGLGDNSFFEYVNGRLGATVEFNFQDGNSVIDKMNAVIAGRDVADITMIPDWVINLIPQFNRAVGELFEDLTPHLAGDAAQAYPLLANLDSDAWRWNVFNQQLHGVPWPAEPFGNWVLYRRDLLEEYGLEAPTSPDDLFAIGEEVNDPDNNRWAFGDFNLTMRQVFGAPKQWRYSGGELIHMFETEEWRASIEYMRRVFDAGLVHPDIVALGDNSKELLNSGQILFNQDGIGAWHEAYMQMLGDNPDFRLDLMPAFGNGGADPVMHRSDPSAQSVFVRKGMEPEQVEEILGIINYCAAPFGTREYMDYRYGEAGAHHELNDEGAPQLTDTGNGEVNDGYYFISGRPQAITESQYPDFVPWKCDWYNHAAQFTEDDPFAGIRIQRPERFSGAETPMTDRVNDIIRGREDLSALDQAVADWRRDGGDEGREFYMRVLQEHGRD